In Drosophila santomea strain STO CAGO 1482 chromosome 2L, Prin_Dsan_1.1, whole genome shotgun sequence, a single window of DNA contains:
- the LOC120443948 gene encoding FK506-binding protein 5 isoform X8, with amino-acid sequence MTITRLKTLSLLVCALLALSFPGYVSGAAGNSKKGSQPVAPPEPEAVIEEVNAKQLEKLLADKDYVAVFWYARSCVTCDKVLAELEKIDDDTDSFGVDFVKINDKRLAKQYGIKNFPALTYFREKEPIIYDGDLMDEEGVLDFLTSLEAMDLPDRIEEVNAKILQKIIEDTDFVAVLFYDKDQKKSQKILAELENIDDECDQNDIAFVKIDDDKEAKEWGIDEIPSIVLFERGIPHIYEGDLMKEDELLGWLVHQKRYSEIPEVTDEMKDKLVENTEHLAVIFYDKDDKQDMRILNELENIDDELEKEGIVIVRIDNAAEAKEYGLDHLPALIYFENKIPALYEGDLMNEDEVLEWLLVQKKTATIEEVTDEILVNLINEHEYVVVFFTGPCEPGETCEHTLNALESIDDELDEAGIIFVTTEDTGIAKKYNVKTYPRLVFFRNRDPLHFTGDLDDEDEVLAWITDDETLEIPGKIEEVNVKMLDKILAENDHVVVFFYAEGDKKAQKILNELENIDDECEEKDIDFVKTSDDDIDKEYDLPGLPALAFYRHKFRTIYTGDLMKEEEILEWVIDLHESTADVIESVDRKTLQVLINDVEHLAVFFYDDECESCSDILEELENIDDDTDKHGIQFVKSNDVKLAHEIGIFAFPALVYYETGVPIMYDGNLKNENRVLQWLVNQKSNDDGDSNEKIVKLRYPKESDEDKRERLKRLQNSIRNERLHKKRRDTDDDENGDNEDETGEKGTKRADEDEDDEDDENGDDGDDEDNNNGDEEDDEEEDDNGNDEDDNEDDNNDDENDEEEDEEEDNDDDEDDGEDDNEDEDDEDDNNDDDKDEDDAEDNNDDDEDDEEDNNKDDDDDEEDNNKDDDDDEEDNNKDDDDEEEHNNKNDDDEEEDNNEDDDENEEEDNNKDDDDDNDEGDNDGDDEDDEENDEDEDDKEEDEDDNDKDDNKGENDEDEDDGDEDDDDDEDDDDKTDNENEDDNEDGDATGEDDNENDEEDIKSKPKYRHTAKGRTIHRLADLCSGRLIDEIDDECFYVGLGHDGHSAKRGNNFVPNDYKPFQCCPTKLEKSTKVPKMTAQRIGHSEGDQGKRPSGGNFQFAGQASSKSATKPAATKKQAKLSKDTKDTDDDDEDDEDKPLVKVSYANKRSGGSNKPQAGKKTVAKDNDDQSQEVEKVSKQKSSKKSGKLNVKSGINFFQNRLKNLYDIIFQDISLWE; translated from the exons ATGACTATCACCCGCCTCAAGACTCTCTCGCTGCTCGTGTGTGCTCTGCTGGCCCTGAGTTTTCCCGGATATGTGAGTGGCGCAGCAGGCAACAGCAAGAAGGGCTCGCAGCCAGTGGCGCCTCCGGAACCGGAGGCCGTCATCGAGGAGGTCAATGCCAAGCAGCTGGAGAAGCTCCTGGCCGACAAGGATTACGTCGCCGTCTTTTGGT ATGCGCGAAGCTGCGTGACCTGTGATAAGGTCTTAGCGGAGCTCGAAAAAATCGACGATGACACCGACTCCTTTGGTGTGGACTTTGTAAAAATCAACGACAAACGACTTGCCAAGCAGTATGGCATCAAGAACTTCCCCGCCCTCACCTACTTTAG GGAGAAGGAGCCCATCATATATGATGGCGATCTTATGGACGAGGAAGGAGTGCTCGATTTCCTCACCTCCTTGGAGGCCATGGACTTGCCCGATCGCATCGAGGAGGTCAATGCCAAGATATTGCAGAAGATTATCGAGGACACCGACTTTGTAGCCGTTCTATTCT ACGACAAAGACCAGAAAAAGTCACAGAAGATCCTCGCAGAACTGGAAAACATCGACGATGAGTGCGATCAGAACGATATTGCCTTTGTCAAGATCGATGATGACAAGGAGGCAAAAGAATGGGGTATCGATGAGATACCATCGATTGTACTCTTTGAACGTGGAATTCCACACATCTACGAGGGTGATCTGATGAAAGAAGATGAGCTGCTTGGCTGGTTGGTGCACCAGAAGCGCTATTCCGAAATTCCCGAGGTCACCGATGAGATGAAGGACAAGTTGGTCGAGAACACCGAGCACTTAGCGGTTATATTCT ACGACAAGGACGATAAGCAGGATATGCGCATCCTAAACGAACTGGAGAACATCGATGATGAACTGGAGAAGGAGGGGATTGTCATCGTACGCATTGATAACGCTGCTGAAGCCAAGGAATACGGTCTCGATCATTTGCCGGCTCTTATCTACTTCGAAAACAAGATCCCGGCTCTTTATGAAGGCGATCTGATGAACGAGGATGAGGTGCTCGAGTGGCTTCTTGTCCAGAAAAAGACAGCTACTATCGAGGAGGTTACCGATGAGATCCTAGTCAATCTGATCAACGAACACGAGTATGTCGTCGTCTTCTTCACGGGTCCCTGCGAACCCGGAGAGACCTGTGAGCACACTCTCAACGCCCTGGAAAGCATCGACGATGAATTGGATGAAGCTGGCATCATTTTTGTTACCACTGAGGATACCGGAATCGCTAAGAAATACAATGTCAAGACCTATCCACGCCTGGTGTTCTTTAGAAACCGTGATCCACTCCATTTCACCGGAGATCTagacgacgaggacgaggtGTTGGCCTGGATAACTGACGACGAGACCCTTGAAATTCCCGGAAAAATTGAGGAGGTCAATGTGAAGATGTTGGATAAGATCTTGGCTGAGAACGATCACGTAGTCGTATTCTTCT ACGCTGAGGGCGATAAAAAAGCACAGAAGATCCTTAACGAGCTGGAGAACATCGATGACGAATGCGAGGAAAAAGACATTGACTTTGTAAAGACATCCGACGATGATATTGATAAGGAGTACGACCTGCCCGGTCTGCCGGCACTTGCATTTTATAGACATAAGTTTAGAACAATTTACACCG GTGACCTGATGAAGGAAGAGGAAATTCTTGAGTGGGTTATTGATTTGCACGAGTCTACAGCTGATGTCATTGAATCTGTCGATCGTAAAACCCTGCAAGTTCTGATCAACGATGTTGAGCACCTGGCTGTGTTCTTCT ATGACGATGAATGCGAATCGTGTTCTGACATCTTGGAGGAGTTGGAGAACATCGACGATGACACCGACAAACACGGAATACAATTTGTCAAGTCCAATGATGTTAAGCTGGCTCATGAAATtggcatttttgcatttccagCTTTGGTCTACTACGAGACCGGCGTCCCGATTATGTATGATG GTAAtctcaaaaatgaaaatcgtGTGCTGCAGTGGTTAGTCAATCAAAAGA GCAATGATGACGGCGACAGTAAtgaaaaaattgttaaattgcGCTATCCCAAAGAAAGCGATGAGGATAAACGAGAAAGATTAAAGCGTCTGCAGAATTCGATTCGCAATGAAAGATTACATAAGAAAAGACGGGACACTGATGACGATGAAAATGGGGATAACGAAGATGAAACGGGGGAGAAAGGTACTAAAAGGGCTGACGAAGACGAggatgatgaagatgatgaaAATGGGGACGACGGGGATGACgaagataataataatgggGACGAAGAGGATGACGAAGAAGAAGATGATAATGGGAACGACGAAGACGATAATGAAGATGACAATAACGACGACGAGAATGACGAAGAGgaagatgaagaagaagataacgatgacgacgaggatgaCGGGGAAGATGACAATGAGGACGAAGATGACGAAGACGATAATAATGATGACGACAAGGACGAGGATGACGCAGAAGATAATAATgatgacgacgaggatgaCGAAGAAGATAATAATAaggacgacgatgatgacgaagaagataataataaagacgacgacgatgacgaagAAGATAATAATaaggacgacgacgatgaaGAAGAACATAATAATAAGAACGACGACGATGAAGAAGAAGATAATAATGAGGACGACGACGAAAACGAAGAAGAAGATAATAATaaggacgacgacgatgacaaTGACGAAGGGGATAATGATGGAGATGACGAGGACGACGAAGAGAACGATGAAGATGAGGATGACAAGGAAGAAGATGAGGACGACAATGACAAAGACGATAACAAGGGAGAGAAtgatgaggacgaggatgacGGGGACGAagacgacgatgacgatgaggatgaCGATGACAAAACAGACAATGAGAACGAGGACGATAACGAGGACGGGGACGCAACAGGGGAGGACGATAATGAGAACGACGAAGAAGATATTAAGAGTAAACCAAAATATAGGCATACGGCCAAAGGTAGAACGATACACCGCCTTGCTGACCTTTGCTCAGGTCGGCTTATAGATGAAATAG ATGACGAATGTTTCTATGTTGGATTGGGCCATGACGGCCATTCAGCTAAGCGCGGCAACAATTTCGTGCCCAACGATTATAAACCATTCCAATGCTGTCCAACCAAATTGGAGAAGTCAACGAAAGTTCCTAAAATGACGGCCCAGCGAATCGGGCACAGCGAAGGCGATCAGGGCAAGCGTCCAAGCGGCGGCAACTTCCAGTTCGCCGGCCAGGCGTCCAGCAAATCGGCAACAAAGCCGGCGGCCACCAAGAAGCAGGCCAAGCTCTCCAAGGACACCAAGGACACcgatgacgacgatgaggaCGACGAGGACAAGCCCCTGGTCAAGGTTTCCTATGCCAACAAGCGCTCGGGAGGAAGCAACAAGCCGCAGGCTGGCAAGAAGACAGTAGCCAAGGATAACGACGATCAGTCTCAGGAGGTGGAGAAGGTATCTAAGCAGAAGTCGTCAAAGAAGTCCGGCAAGCTGAATGTCAAATCCG GCATAAATTTTTTCCAAAATCGACTAAAAAATTTGTATGATATCATTTTTCAGGATATCTCTCTGTGGGAGTAA
- the LOC120443948 gene encoding uncharacterized protein LOC120443948 isoform X11: protein MTITRLKTLSLLVCALLALSFPGYVSGAAGNSKKGSQPVAPPEPEAVIEEVNAKQLEKLLADKDYVAVFWYARSCVTCDKVLAELEKIDDDTDSFGVDFVKINDKRLAKQYGIKNFPALTYFREKEPIIYDGDLMDEEGVLDFLTSLEAMDLPDRIEEVNAKILQKIIEDTDFVAVLFCPDHETCPPRVMDKQQCRKCAKALQELENIDDEADQLGIGFVKIHDEALADEYNLGNLPALVYYRHQTPIIYEGELQREEDVLEWLVQNKSTGDEDDVIEDVTSKTLSTLISNIDNLVVLFYDHGNDDSMTVLEELEQIDDDCDKHGIQFVKIDDTKAAGDYGIDSIPAIVYFEKEIPNVYDGDLMDEEQILKWLLGQLERDEIEDVTDEMLDTMIKEGRVIAVLFYDNNDKKSQKVLEELENIDDECDALGITFVKIDNPEEAVEYGINKVPKLIYFEKGIPTIYEGNLEDEEKLLKWLTDQTSSDQIEDITDEMLDLIIEKMPHVAVLFYDKDQKKSQKILAELENIDDECDQNDIAFVKIDDDKEAKEWGIDEIPSIVLFERGIPHIYEGDLMKEDELLGWLVHQKRYSEIPEVTDEMKDKLVENTEHLAVIFYDKDDKQDMRILNELENIDDELEKEGIVIVRIDNAAEAKEYGLDHLPALIYFENKIPALYEGDLMNEDEVLEWLLVQKKTATIEEVTDEILVNLINEHEYVVVFFTGPCEPGETCEHTLNALESIDDELDEAGIIFVTTEDTGIAKKYNVKTYPRLVFFRNRDPLHFTGDLDDEDEVLAWITDDETLEIPGKIEEVNVKMLDKILAENDHVVVFFYAEGDKKAQKILNELENIDDECEEKDIDFVKTSDDDIDKEYDLPGLPALAFYRHKFRTIYTGDLMKEEEILEWVIDLHESTADVIESVDRKTLQVLINDVEHLAVFFYDDECESCSDILEELENIDDDTDKHGIQFVKSNDVKLAHEIGIFAFPALVYYETGVPIMYDGNLKNENRVLQWLVNQKNDECFYVGLGHDGHSAKRGNNFVPNDYKPFQCCPTKLEKSTKVPKMTAQRIGHSEGDQGKRPSGGNFQFAGQASSKSATKPAATKKQAKLSKDTKDTDDDDEDDEDKPLVKVSYANKRSGGSNKPQAGKKTVAKDNDDQSQEVEKVSKQKSSKKSGKLNVKSGINFFQNRLKNLYDIIFQDISLWE, encoded by the exons ATGACTATCACCCGCCTCAAGACTCTCTCGCTGCTCGTGTGTGCTCTGCTGGCCCTGAGTTTTCCCGGATATGTGAGTGGCGCAGCAGGCAACAGCAAGAAGGGCTCGCAGCCAGTGGCGCCTCCGGAACCGGAGGCCGTCATCGAGGAGGTCAATGCCAAGCAGCTGGAGAAGCTCCTGGCCGACAAGGATTACGTCGCCGTCTTTTGGT ATGCGCGAAGCTGCGTGACCTGTGATAAGGTCTTAGCGGAGCTCGAAAAAATCGACGATGACACCGACTCCTTTGGTGTGGACTTTGTAAAAATCAACGACAAACGACTTGCCAAGCAGTATGGCATCAAGAACTTCCCCGCCCTCACCTACTTTAG GGAGAAGGAGCCCATCATATATGATGGCGATCTTATGGACGAGGAAGGAGTGCTCGATTTCCTCACCTCCTTGGAGGCCATGGACTTGCCCGATCGCATCGAGGAGGTCAATGCCAAGATATTGCAGAAGATTATCGAGGACACCGACTTTGTAGCCGTTCTATTCT GTCCAGATCATGAAACATGCCCGCCCAGGGTTATGG ACAAACAGCAATGCCGCAAGTGCGCCAAGGCCTTGCAGGAGCTGGAGAATATTGACGACGAAGCTGACCAGCTGGGCATCGGGTTTGTGAAGATACACGACGAGGCATTGGCCGACGAATACAATCTAGGCAACCTGCCAGCCTTGGTCTATTACCGCCACCAGACTCCAATCATATACGAAG GTGAACTTCAGCGAGAGGAGGACGTCTTGGAATGGTTGGTGCAGAATAAGTCGACGGGCGATGAGGATGATGTGATTGAAGACGTCACTTCGAAGACTCTGTCTACGCTGATCAGCAATATCGACAACCTGGTCGTGCTATTTT ATGATCATGGAAACGACGATTCGATGACCGTGTTGGAGGAGTTGGAGCAAATCGACGACGACTGCGACAAGCATGGCATTCAGTTTGTGAAAATCGATGATACGAAGGCTGCAGGCGATTACGGAATCGATTCG ATTCCGGCCATTGTTTACTTTGAAAAAGAAATTCCGAATGTGTACGACGGCGATCTCATGGACGAGGAGCAGATTCTGAAATGGTTGTTGGGACAGTTGGAACGGGATGAGATCGAGGACGTCACCGACGAAATGCTCGATACAATGATCAAAGAAGGACGCGTCATTGCCGTGCTGTTCT ACGACAACAACGACAAGAAGTCCCAGAAAGTACTCGAGGAGCTGGAAAACATTGACGACGAGTGCGACGCATTGGGCATTACATTCGTGAAGATCGACAATCCCGAGGAGGCCGTTGAATATGGCATCAATAAAGTTCCTAAACTGATATACTTTGAAAAAGGCATTCCAACTATTTACGAGGGCAATCTGGAGGACGAGGAGAAGCTTCTAAAATGGCTAACAGACCAAACGAGTTCCGATCAAATCGAGGACATCACCGACGAAATGTTGGATTTAATTATTGAGAAAATGCCCCATGTTGCTGTTCTTTTCT ACGACAAAGACCAGAAAAAGTCACAGAAGATCCTCGCAGAACTGGAAAACATCGACGATGAGTGCGATCAGAACGATATTGCCTTTGTCAAGATCGATGATGACAAGGAGGCAAAAGAATGGGGTATCGATGAGATACCATCGATTGTACTCTTTGAACGTGGAATTCCACACATCTACGAGGGTGATCTGATGAAAGAAGATGAGCTGCTTGGCTGGTTGGTGCACCAGAAGCGCTATTCCGAAATTCCCGAGGTCACCGATGAGATGAAGGACAAGTTGGTCGAGAACACCGAGCACTTAGCGGTTATATTCT ACGACAAGGACGATAAGCAGGATATGCGCATCCTAAACGAACTGGAGAACATCGATGATGAACTGGAGAAGGAGGGGATTGTCATCGTACGCATTGATAACGCTGCTGAAGCCAAGGAATACGGTCTCGATCATTTGCCGGCTCTTATCTACTTCGAAAACAAGATCCCGGCTCTTTATGAAGGCGATCTGATGAACGAGGATGAGGTGCTCGAGTGGCTTCTTGTCCAGAAAAAGACAGCTACTATCGAGGAGGTTACCGATGAGATCCTAGTCAATCTGATCAACGAACACGAGTATGTCGTCGTCTTCTTCACGGGTCCCTGCGAACCCGGAGAGACCTGTGAGCACACTCTCAACGCCCTGGAAAGCATCGACGATGAATTGGATGAAGCTGGCATCATTTTTGTTACCACTGAGGATACCGGAATCGCTAAGAAATACAATGTCAAGACCTATCCACGCCTGGTGTTCTTTAGAAACCGTGATCCACTCCATTTCACCGGAGATCTagacgacgaggacgaggtGTTGGCCTGGATAACTGACGACGAGACCCTTGAAATTCCCGGAAAAATTGAGGAGGTCAATGTGAAGATGTTGGATAAGATCTTGGCTGAGAACGATCACGTAGTCGTATTCTTCT ACGCTGAGGGCGATAAAAAAGCACAGAAGATCCTTAACGAGCTGGAGAACATCGATGACGAATGCGAGGAAAAAGACATTGACTTTGTAAAGACATCCGACGATGATATTGATAAGGAGTACGACCTGCCCGGTCTGCCGGCACTTGCATTTTATAGACATAAGTTTAGAACAATTTACACCG GTGACCTGATGAAGGAAGAGGAAATTCTTGAGTGGGTTATTGATTTGCACGAGTCTACAGCTGATGTCATTGAATCTGTCGATCGTAAAACCCTGCAAGTTCTGATCAACGATGTTGAGCACCTGGCTGTGTTCTTCT ATGACGATGAATGCGAATCGTGTTCTGACATCTTGGAGGAGTTGGAGAACATCGACGATGACACCGACAAACACGGAATACAATTTGTCAAGTCCAATGATGTTAAGCTGGCTCATGAAATtggcatttttgcatttccagCTTTGGTCTACTACGAGACCGGCGTCCCGATTATGTATGATG GTAAtctcaaaaatgaaaatcgtGTGCTGCAGTGGTTAGTCAATCAAAAGA ATGACGAATGTTTCTATGTTGGATTGGGCCATGACGGCCATTCAGCTAAGCGCGGCAACAATTTCGTGCCCAACGATTATAAACCATTCCAATGCTGTCCAACCAAATTGGAGAAGTCAACGAAAGTTCCTAAAATGACGGCCCAGCGAATCGGGCACAGCGAAGGCGATCAGGGCAAGCGTCCAAGCGGCGGCAACTTCCAGTTCGCCGGCCAGGCGTCCAGCAAATCGGCAACAAAGCCGGCGGCCACCAAGAAGCAGGCCAAGCTCTCCAAGGACACCAAGGACACcgatgacgacgatgaggaCGACGAGGACAAGCCCCTGGTCAAGGTTTCCTATGCCAACAAGCGCTCGGGAGGAAGCAACAAGCCGCAGGCTGGCAAGAAGACAGTAGCCAAGGATAACGACGATCAGTCTCAGGAGGTGGAGAAGGTATCTAAGCAGAAGTCGTCAAAGAAGTCCGGCAAGCTGAATGTCAAATCCG GCATAAATTTTTTCCAAAATCGACTAAAAAATTTGTATGATATCATTTTTCAGGATATCTCTCTGTGGGAGTAA